One stretch of Archocentrus centrarchus isolate MPI-CPG fArcCen1 chromosome 5, fArcCen1, whole genome shotgun sequence DNA includes these proteins:
- the cdk4 gene encoding cyclin-dependent kinase 4 translates to MAHFASIQYEPVAEIGGGAYGTVYKARDTESGQFVALKSVRVRTDQNGLPVSTVREVALLKRLEQFDHPNVVRLMDVCATPRSDQETKVTLVFEHVDQDLKTYLEKAPAPGLAPDRIKDLMRQLLCGLAFLHSNRVMHRDLKPENILVTSQGQVKLADFGLARIYSCHMALTPVVVTLWYRPPEVLLQSSYATPVDIWSTGCIFAEMFKRKPLFCGESEMDQLGKIFEVIGLPPEEEWPTDVTLSRKNFPPVMARPITDFVPEINEQGAQLLLKMLTFDPLKRISALNALEHEYFRDETTSTQTNS, encoded by the exons ATGGCCCACTTCGCCAGCATCCAGTATGAGCCAGTGGCAGAAATCGGTGGAGGTGCTTATGGAACTGTTTATAAAGCCCGGGACACAGAGAGCGGGCAGTTTGTGGCTCTGAAGAGCGTGCGTGTCAGAACGGACCAAAATGGCCTCCCAGTGTCCACAGTCAGAGAGGTGGCTCTGTTGAAACGGCTCGAGCAGTTTGACCACCCCAACGTGGTCAG GCTTATGGATGTTTGCGCCACCCCGAGGTCAGACCAGGAGACCAAAGTTACTCTAGTGTTTGAGCATGTGGACCAAGACCTTAAGACATATCTAGAGAAAGCGCCAGCTCCAGGATTAGCTCCAGACCGCATCAAA gATTTGATGAGGCAGTTGCTGTGTGGTCTTGCATTCCTTCACTCTAACCGCGTGATGCACAGAGACCTGAAACCAGAGAATATTCTGGTAACCAGCCAAGGCCAGGTGAAGCTGGCCGACTTTGGACTCGCCAGGATCTACAGCTGCCACATGGCCCTCACTCCTGTG GTTGTGACACTGTGGTACCGTCCTCCTGAAGTCCTGCTGCAGTCCAGTTATGCCACACCCGTGGATATCTGGAGCACCGGCTGTATCTTTGCTGAGATGTTCAAAAGGAA ACCTTTGTTCTGTGGAGAGTCAGAAATGGACCAGCTTGGGAAAATTTTTGA GGTTATCGGCTTGCCACCAGAGGAGGAGTGGCCGACTGATGTTACACTATCAAGGAAAAACTTCCCCCCTGTCATGGCTCGCCCAATCACGGACTTTGTCCCAGAGATAAATGAGCAGGGGGCGCAACTGTTGCTG aaaatgctgacctttgaccccttgAAACGAATATCAGCCTTGAATGCACTAGAACATGAATATTTCCGGGACGAGACGACGTCGACTCAGACCAATAGCTGA